One Cyprinus carpio isolate SPL01 chromosome A16, ASM1834038v1, whole genome shotgun sequence genomic region harbors:
- the LOC109104687 gene encoding cytoplasmic dynein 1 intermediate chain 1-like isoform X4 — MADRSDLKAELERKKQRLAQIREEKKRKEEERKKKESEMLQRAENVSEDSDLDRKRRETEAFLQSIGISPEPPLVPTPISPSSQSVSPPSETGSQESIDGGTVGRTLQWDTDPSALQLLADSVHGGRMQRLGASKIVQIDFTPKELVTYSKETQTPVTSHQPEEEEDEELSVTKSEPAPQQLEEENSQEAEEVHPRELTNEEKEQIIHSEDFLFFFDQSIRVMERVLAEDTDIFFDYSGRDMEDKEGDMQAGSNLSFNRHFCDEHWSKHRVVTSLDWSPQYPELLVASYNTNEDAPHEPDGVVMVWNMKFKKMTPEYIFHCQSSVMSVGFAQFHPNLVIGGTYSGQIALWDNRSHRRTPVQRTPLSATAHTHPVYCVNVVGTQNANNLITVSTDGKMCSWSLDMLSQPQESMELIYNKSKPVAVTCMAFPASDVNNYVVGSEEGTVYTASRHGSKAGIGEMFDGHQGPVTGISCHNAVGPIDFSHLFTTSSFDWTVKLWSTKHNKPLYSFEDNADYVYDVMWSPVHPALFATVDGNGRLDLWNLNNYTEVPSASVTVEGGCALNRVRWSSGGREVAVGDSEGRLWIYDVGEKLAVPHTDDWSKFARTLMEIRANRGDGEEEGALELPA; from the exons ATGGCTGATAGAAGTGACCTGAAAGCTGAGCTTGAGCGCAAAAAGCAGCGCTTAGCCCAGATTCgagaggagaagaaaagaaaggaggaagagagaaagaaaaaagag TCTGAGATGCTTCAGAGGGCCGAGAATGTGTCAGAAGACTCGGACCTGgacagaaagagaagagagacagaggCTTTCCTGCAGAGCATTGGAATTTCACCAGAACCACCTTTAG tcCCAACCCCTATATCTCCCTCTTCGCAATCAGTGAGCCCACCCAGTGAAACTGGAAGTCAGGAGTCCATAGATGGAGGGACAGTGGGAAG GACATTACAGTGGGACACCGACCCCTCAGCTCTTCAGCTGCTTGCAGATTCTGTTCATGG GGGCAGGATGCAAAGGCTTGGTGCATCAAAAATTGTTCAGATTGATTTTACGCCAAAAGAACTGGTGACATACTCTAAAGAAACACAGACTCCTGTGACATCTCATCAGCCTGAAG aggaggaggatgaggagctGTCAGTGACCAAATCTGAGCCTGCGCCACAACAGCTGGAGGAGGAAAACTCTCAGGAGGCCGAAGAAG TTCATCCAAGAGAACTGACCAATGAGGAGAAAGAGCAGATTATTCATTCAGAGGATTTCCTGTTTTTCTTCGACCAAAGCATCCGTGTAATGGAGCGTGTGCTGGCTGAGGATACAGACATTTTCTTTGACTACAGTGGGCGAGATATGGAGGACAAAGAAGG GGATATGCAAGCTGGATCAAACTTGTCTTTTAATCGACATTTCTGCGATGAGCATTGGTCCAAACATCGAGTCGTCACTTCCCTGGATTGGTCACCACAG taTCCTGAATTACTAGTGGCCTCATACAACACTAATGAGGATGCACCTCATGAGCCAGATGGAGTTGTGATGGTCTGGAATATGAAGTTTAAGAAGATGACCCCCGAGTACATATTCCACTGTCAG TCCTCAGTGATGTCAGTTGGCTTTGCTCAGTTTCATCCCAACCTGGTGATCGGAGGCACTTACTCAGGACAGATAGCACTGTGGGACAATCGAAGTCACAGGAGAACCCCAGTGCAACGGACGCCATTGTCTGCAACTGCACACACT CATCCTGTATACTGTGTGAATGTGGTCGGAACACAAAATGCCAACAACTTGATCACAGTATCCACAGATGGCAAGATGTGCTCCTGGAGTCTGGACATGCTCTCACAGCCTCAG GAGAGTATGGAGCTGATCTACAACAAGTCAAAGCCGGTGGCCGTCACTTGTATGGCCTTCCCTGCAAGTGATGTGAATAACTATGTGGTAGGAAGTGAGGAGGGCACCGTTTACACAGCATCCCGCCATGGAAG TAAGGCTGGTATTGGTGAAATGTTTGATGGGCATCAGGGGCCTGTGACTGGAATCAGCTGCCATAACGCTGTGGGTCCAATTGACTTCTCCCATCTCTTTACCACTTCCTCATTTGACTGGACAGTCAAACTGTGGTCAACCAAA CATAACAAGCCCCTGTACTCCTTTGAAGACAACGCAGACTATGTTTATGATGTCATGTGGTCTCCAGTGCATCCAGCGCTCTTTGCTACAGTGGATGGCAATGGTCGTCTGGACCTCTGGAATCTCAACAACTACACAGAG GTGCCGTCAGCAAGTGTGACAGTGGAGGGAGGGTGTGCCCTGAACCGGGTCAGATGGTCATCAGGGGGCAGAGAGGTGGCCGTGGGTGATTCAGAGGGTCGTCTTTGGATCTATGATGTGGGAGAG AAGTTGGCCGTGCCACATACAGACGACTGGAGCAAATTTGCCCGTACACTCATGGAGATTCGTGCAAACCGAGGGGATGGAGAGGAAGAAGGTGCTTTGGAGCTGCCtgcctga
- the LOC109104687 gene encoding cytoplasmic dynein 1 intermediate chain 1-like isoform X3 — protein sequence MADRSDLKAELERKKQRLAQIREEKKRKEEERKKKESEMLQRAENVSEDSDLDRKRRETEAFLQSIGISPEPPLVPTPISPSSQSVSPPSETGSQESIDGGTVGRYRTLQWDTDPSALQLLADSVHGGRMQRLGASKIVQIDFTPKELVTYSKETQTPVTSHQPEEEEDEELSVTKSEPAPQQLEEENSQEAEEVHPRELTNEEKEQIIHSEDFLFFFDQSIRVMERVLAEDTDIFFDYSGRDMEDKEGDMQAGSNLSFNRHFCDEHWSKHRVVTSLDWSPQYPELLVASYNTNEDAPHEPDGVVMVWNMKFKKMTPEYIFHCQSSVMSVGFAQFHPNLVIGGTYSGQIALWDNRSHRRTPVQRTPLSATAHTHPVYCVNVVGTQNANNLITVSTDGKMCSWSLDMLSQPQESMELIYNKSKPVAVTCMAFPASDVNNYVVGSEEGTVYTASRHGSKAGIGEMFDGHQGPVTGISCHNAVGPIDFSHLFTTSSFDWTVKLWSTKHNKPLYSFEDNADYVYDVMWSPVHPALFATVDGNGRLDLWNLNNYTEVPSASVTVEGGCALNRVRWSSGGREVAVGDSEGRLWIYDVGEKLAVPHTDDWSKFARTLMEIRANRGDGEEEGALELPA from the exons ATGGCTGATAGAAGTGACCTGAAAGCTGAGCTTGAGCGCAAAAAGCAGCGCTTAGCCCAGATTCgagaggagaagaaaagaaaggaggaagagagaaagaaaaaagag TCTGAGATGCTTCAGAGGGCCGAGAATGTGTCAGAAGACTCGGACCTGgacagaaagagaagagagacagaggCTTTCCTGCAGAGCATTGGAATTTCACCAGAACCACCTTTAG tcCCAACCCCTATATCTCCCTCTTCGCAATCAGTGAGCCCACCCAGTGAAACTGGAAGTCAGGAGTCCATAGATGGAGGGACAGTGGGAAG ATATCG GACATTACAGTGGGACACCGACCCCTCAGCTCTTCAGCTGCTTGCAGATTCTGTTCATGG GGGCAGGATGCAAAGGCTTGGTGCATCAAAAATTGTTCAGATTGATTTTACGCCAAAAGAACTGGTGACATACTCTAAAGAAACACAGACTCCTGTGACATCTCATCAGCCTGAAG aggaggaggatgaggagctGTCAGTGACCAAATCTGAGCCTGCGCCACAACAGCTGGAGGAGGAAAACTCTCAGGAGGCCGAAGAAG TTCATCCAAGAGAACTGACCAATGAGGAGAAAGAGCAGATTATTCATTCAGAGGATTTCCTGTTTTTCTTCGACCAAAGCATCCGTGTAATGGAGCGTGTGCTGGCTGAGGATACAGACATTTTCTTTGACTACAGTGGGCGAGATATGGAGGACAAAGAAGG GGATATGCAAGCTGGATCAAACTTGTCTTTTAATCGACATTTCTGCGATGAGCATTGGTCCAAACATCGAGTCGTCACTTCCCTGGATTGGTCACCACAG taTCCTGAATTACTAGTGGCCTCATACAACACTAATGAGGATGCACCTCATGAGCCAGATGGAGTTGTGATGGTCTGGAATATGAAGTTTAAGAAGATGACCCCCGAGTACATATTCCACTGTCAG TCCTCAGTGATGTCAGTTGGCTTTGCTCAGTTTCATCCCAACCTGGTGATCGGAGGCACTTACTCAGGACAGATAGCACTGTGGGACAATCGAAGTCACAGGAGAACCCCAGTGCAACGGACGCCATTGTCTGCAACTGCACACACT CATCCTGTATACTGTGTGAATGTGGTCGGAACACAAAATGCCAACAACTTGATCACAGTATCCACAGATGGCAAGATGTGCTCCTGGAGTCTGGACATGCTCTCACAGCCTCAG GAGAGTATGGAGCTGATCTACAACAAGTCAAAGCCGGTGGCCGTCACTTGTATGGCCTTCCCTGCAAGTGATGTGAATAACTATGTGGTAGGAAGTGAGGAGGGCACCGTTTACACAGCATCCCGCCATGGAAG TAAGGCTGGTATTGGTGAAATGTTTGATGGGCATCAGGGGCCTGTGACTGGAATCAGCTGCCATAACGCTGTGGGTCCAATTGACTTCTCCCATCTCTTTACCACTTCCTCATTTGACTGGACAGTCAAACTGTGGTCAACCAAA CATAACAAGCCCCTGTACTCCTTTGAAGACAACGCAGACTATGTTTATGATGTCATGTGGTCTCCAGTGCATCCAGCGCTCTTTGCTACAGTGGATGGCAATGGTCGTCTGGACCTCTGGAATCTCAACAACTACACAGAG GTGCCGTCAGCAAGTGTGACAGTGGAGGGAGGGTGTGCCCTGAACCGGGTCAGATGGTCATCAGGGGGCAGAGAGGTGGCCGTGGGTGATTCAGAGGGTCGTCTTTGGATCTATGATGTGGGAGAG AAGTTGGCCGTGCCACATACAGACGACTGGAGCAAATTTGCCCGTACACTCATGGAGATTCGTGCAAACCGAGGGGATGGAGAGGAAGAAGGTGCTTTGGAGCTGCCtgcctga
- the LOC109104687 gene encoding cytoplasmic dynein 1 intermediate chain 1-like isoform X1: MADRSDLKAELERKKQRLAQIREEKKRKEEERKKKESEMLQRAENVSEDSDLDRKRRETEAFLQSIGISPEPPLVQPLQLLTWDTCYFHYLVPTPISPSSQSVSPPSETGSQESIDGGTVGRYRTLQWDTDPSALQLLADSVHGGRMQRLGASKIVQIDFTPKELVTYSKETQTPVTSHQPEEEEDEELSVTKSEPAPQQLEEENSQEAEEVHPRELTNEEKEQIIHSEDFLFFFDQSIRVMERVLAEDTDIFFDYSGRDMEDKEGDMQAGSNLSFNRHFCDEHWSKHRVVTSLDWSPQYPELLVASYNTNEDAPHEPDGVVMVWNMKFKKMTPEYIFHCQSSVMSVGFAQFHPNLVIGGTYSGQIALWDNRSHRRTPVQRTPLSATAHTHPVYCVNVVGTQNANNLITVSTDGKMCSWSLDMLSQPQESMELIYNKSKPVAVTCMAFPASDVNNYVVGSEEGTVYTASRHGSKAGIGEMFDGHQGPVTGISCHNAVGPIDFSHLFTTSSFDWTVKLWSTKHNKPLYSFEDNADYVYDVMWSPVHPALFATVDGNGRLDLWNLNNYTEVPSASVTVEGGCALNRVRWSSGGREVAVGDSEGRLWIYDVGEKLAVPHTDDWSKFARTLMEIRANRGDGEEEGALELPA; encoded by the exons ATGGCTGATAGAAGTGACCTGAAAGCTGAGCTTGAGCGCAAAAAGCAGCGCTTAGCCCAGATTCgagaggagaagaaaagaaaggaggaagagagaaagaaaaaagag TCTGAGATGCTTCAGAGGGCCGAGAATGTGTCAGAAGACTCGGACCTGgacagaaagagaagagagacagaggCTTTCCTGCAGAGCATTGGAATTTCACCAGAACCACCTTTAG TGCAGCCACTGCAGCTTTTAACATGGGATAcctgttattttcattatttagtcCCAACCCCTATATCTCCCTCTTCGCAATCAGTGAGCCCACCCAGTGAAACTGGAAGTCAGGAGTCCATAGATGGAGGGACAGTGGGAAG ATATCG GACATTACAGTGGGACACCGACCCCTCAGCTCTTCAGCTGCTTGCAGATTCTGTTCATGG GGGCAGGATGCAAAGGCTTGGTGCATCAAAAATTGTTCAGATTGATTTTACGCCAAAAGAACTGGTGACATACTCTAAAGAAACACAGACTCCTGTGACATCTCATCAGCCTGAAG aggaggaggatgaggagctGTCAGTGACCAAATCTGAGCCTGCGCCACAACAGCTGGAGGAGGAAAACTCTCAGGAGGCCGAAGAAG TTCATCCAAGAGAACTGACCAATGAGGAGAAAGAGCAGATTATTCATTCAGAGGATTTCCTGTTTTTCTTCGACCAAAGCATCCGTGTAATGGAGCGTGTGCTGGCTGAGGATACAGACATTTTCTTTGACTACAGTGGGCGAGATATGGAGGACAAAGAAGG GGATATGCAAGCTGGATCAAACTTGTCTTTTAATCGACATTTCTGCGATGAGCATTGGTCCAAACATCGAGTCGTCACTTCCCTGGATTGGTCACCACAG taTCCTGAATTACTAGTGGCCTCATACAACACTAATGAGGATGCACCTCATGAGCCAGATGGAGTTGTGATGGTCTGGAATATGAAGTTTAAGAAGATGACCCCCGAGTACATATTCCACTGTCAG TCCTCAGTGATGTCAGTTGGCTTTGCTCAGTTTCATCCCAACCTGGTGATCGGAGGCACTTACTCAGGACAGATAGCACTGTGGGACAATCGAAGTCACAGGAGAACCCCAGTGCAACGGACGCCATTGTCTGCAACTGCACACACT CATCCTGTATACTGTGTGAATGTGGTCGGAACACAAAATGCCAACAACTTGATCACAGTATCCACAGATGGCAAGATGTGCTCCTGGAGTCTGGACATGCTCTCACAGCCTCAG GAGAGTATGGAGCTGATCTACAACAAGTCAAAGCCGGTGGCCGTCACTTGTATGGCCTTCCCTGCAAGTGATGTGAATAACTATGTGGTAGGAAGTGAGGAGGGCACCGTTTACACAGCATCCCGCCATGGAAG TAAGGCTGGTATTGGTGAAATGTTTGATGGGCATCAGGGGCCTGTGACTGGAATCAGCTGCCATAACGCTGTGGGTCCAATTGACTTCTCCCATCTCTTTACCACTTCCTCATTTGACTGGACAGTCAAACTGTGGTCAACCAAA CATAACAAGCCCCTGTACTCCTTTGAAGACAACGCAGACTATGTTTATGATGTCATGTGGTCTCCAGTGCATCCAGCGCTCTTTGCTACAGTGGATGGCAATGGTCGTCTGGACCTCTGGAATCTCAACAACTACACAGAG GTGCCGTCAGCAAGTGTGACAGTGGAGGGAGGGTGTGCCCTGAACCGGGTCAGATGGTCATCAGGGGGCAGAGAGGTGGCCGTGGGTGATTCAGAGGGTCGTCTTTGGATCTATGATGTGGGAGAG AAGTTGGCCGTGCCACATACAGACGACTGGAGCAAATTTGCCCGTACACTCATGGAGATTCGTGCAAACCGAGGGGATGGAGAGGAAGAAGGTGCTTTGGAGCTGCCtgcctga
- the LOC109104687 gene encoding cytoplasmic dynein 1 intermediate chain 1-like isoform X5, protein MADRSDLKAELERKKQRLAQIREEKKRKEEERKKKESEMLQRAENVSEDSDLDRKRRETEAFLQSIGISPEPPLVSPPSETGSQESIDGGTVGRYRTLQWDTDPSALQLLADSVHGGRMQRLGASKIVQIDFTPKELVTYSKETQTPVTSHQPEEEEDEELSVTKSEPAPQQLEEENSQEAEEVHPRELTNEEKEQIIHSEDFLFFFDQSIRVMERVLAEDTDIFFDYSGRDMEDKEGDMQAGSNLSFNRHFCDEHWSKHRVVTSLDWSPQYPELLVASYNTNEDAPHEPDGVVMVWNMKFKKMTPEYIFHCQSSVMSVGFAQFHPNLVIGGTYSGQIALWDNRSHRRTPVQRTPLSATAHTHPVYCVNVVGTQNANNLITVSTDGKMCSWSLDMLSQPQESMELIYNKSKPVAVTCMAFPASDVNNYVVGSEEGTVYTASRHGSKAGIGEMFDGHQGPVTGISCHNAVGPIDFSHLFTTSSFDWTVKLWSTKHNKPLYSFEDNADYVYDVMWSPVHPALFATVDGNGRLDLWNLNNYTEVPSASVTVEGGCALNRVRWSSGGREVAVGDSEGRLWIYDVGEKLAVPHTDDWSKFARTLMEIRANRGDGEEEGALELPA, encoded by the exons ATGGCTGATAGAAGTGACCTGAAAGCTGAGCTTGAGCGCAAAAAGCAGCGCTTAGCCCAGATTCgagaggagaagaaaagaaaggaggaagagagaaagaaaaaagag TCTGAGATGCTTCAGAGGGCCGAGAATGTGTCAGAAGACTCGGACCTGgacagaaagagaagagagacagaggCTTTCCTGCAGAGCATTGGAATTTCACCAGAACCACCTTTAG TGAGCCCACCCAGTGAAACTGGAAGTCAGGAGTCCATAGATGGAGGGACAGTGGGAAG ATATCG GACATTACAGTGGGACACCGACCCCTCAGCTCTTCAGCTGCTTGCAGATTCTGTTCATGG GGGCAGGATGCAAAGGCTTGGTGCATCAAAAATTGTTCAGATTGATTTTACGCCAAAAGAACTGGTGACATACTCTAAAGAAACACAGACTCCTGTGACATCTCATCAGCCTGAAG aggaggaggatgaggagctGTCAGTGACCAAATCTGAGCCTGCGCCACAACAGCTGGAGGAGGAAAACTCTCAGGAGGCCGAAGAAG TTCATCCAAGAGAACTGACCAATGAGGAGAAAGAGCAGATTATTCATTCAGAGGATTTCCTGTTTTTCTTCGACCAAAGCATCCGTGTAATGGAGCGTGTGCTGGCTGAGGATACAGACATTTTCTTTGACTACAGTGGGCGAGATATGGAGGACAAAGAAGG GGATATGCAAGCTGGATCAAACTTGTCTTTTAATCGACATTTCTGCGATGAGCATTGGTCCAAACATCGAGTCGTCACTTCCCTGGATTGGTCACCACAG taTCCTGAATTACTAGTGGCCTCATACAACACTAATGAGGATGCACCTCATGAGCCAGATGGAGTTGTGATGGTCTGGAATATGAAGTTTAAGAAGATGACCCCCGAGTACATATTCCACTGTCAG TCCTCAGTGATGTCAGTTGGCTTTGCTCAGTTTCATCCCAACCTGGTGATCGGAGGCACTTACTCAGGACAGATAGCACTGTGGGACAATCGAAGTCACAGGAGAACCCCAGTGCAACGGACGCCATTGTCTGCAACTGCACACACT CATCCTGTATACTGTGTGAATGTGGTCGGAACACAAAATGCCAACAACTTGATCACAGTATCCACAGATGGCAAGATGTGCTCCTGGAGTCTGGACATGCTCTCACAGCCTCAG GAGAGTATGGAGCTGATCTACAACAAGTCAAAGCCGGTGGCCGTCACTTGTATGGCCTTCCCTGCAAGTGATGTGAATAACTATGTGGTAGGAAGTGAGGAGGGCACCGTTTACACAGCATCCCGCCATGGAAG TAAGGCTGGTATTGGTGAAATGTTTGATGGGCATCAGGGGCCTGTGACTGGAATCAGCTGCCATAACGCTGTGGGTCCAATTGACTTCTCCCATCTCTTTACCACTTCCTCATTTGACTGGACAGTCAAACTGTGGTCAACCAAA CATAACAAGCCCCTGTACTCCTTTGAAGACAACGCAGACTATGTTTATGATGTCATGTGGTCTCCAGTGCATCCAGCGCTCTTTGCTACAGTGGATGGCAATGGTCGTCTGGACCTCTGGAATCTCAACAACTACACAGAG GTGCCGTCAGCAAGTGTGACAGTGGAGGGAGGGTGTGCCCTGAACCGGGTCAGATGGTCATCAGGGGGCAGAGAGGTGGCCGTGGGTGATTCAGAGGGTCGTCTTTGGATCTATGATGTGGGAGAG AAGTTGGCCGTGCCACATACAGACGACTGGAGCAAATTTGCCCGTACACTCATGGAGATTCGTGCAAACCGAGGGGATGGAGAGGAAGAAGGTGCTTTGGAGCTGCCtgcctga
- the LOC109104687 gene encoding cytoplasmic dynein 1 intermediate chain 1-like isoform X2, which translates to MADRSDLKAELERKKQRLAQIREEKKRKEEERKKKESEMLQRAENVSEDSDLDRKRRETEAFLQSIGISPEPPLVQPLQLLTWDTCYFHYLVPTPISPSSQSVSPPSETGSQESIDGGTVGRTLQWDTDPSALQLLADSVHGGRMQRLGASKIVQIDFTPKELVTYSKETQTPVTSHQPEEEEDEELSVTKSEPAPQQLEEENSQEAEEVHPRELTNEEKEQIIHSEDFLFFFDQSIRVMERVLAEDTDIFFDYSGRDMEDKEGDMQAGSNLSFNRHFCDEHWSKHRVVTSLDWSPQYPELLVASYNTNEDAPHEPDGVVMVWNMKFKKMTPEYIFHCQSSVMSVGFAQFHPNLVIGGTYSGQIALWDNRSHRRTPVQRTPLSATAHTHPVYCVNVVGTQNANNLITVSTDGKMCSWSLDMLSQPQESMELIYNKSKPVAVTCMAFPASDVNNYVVGSEEGTVYTASRHGSKAGIGEMFDGHQGPVTGISCHNAVGPIDFSHLFTTSSFDWTVKLWSTKHNKPLYSFEDNADYVYDVMWSPVHPALFATVDGNGRLDLWNLNNYTEVPSASVTVEGGCALNRVRWSSGGREVAVGDSEGRLWIYDVGEKLAVPHTDDWSKFARTLMEIRANRGDGEEEGALELPA; encoded by the exons ATGGCTGATAGAAGTGACCTGAAAGCTGAGCTTGAGCGCAAAAAGCAGCGCTTAGCCCAGATTCgagaggagaagaaaagaaaggaggaagagagaaagaaaaaagag TCTGAGATGCTTCAGAGGGCCGAGAATGTGTCAGAAGACTCGGACCTGgacagaaagagaagagagacagaggCTTTCCTGCAGAGCATTGGAATTTCACCAGAACCACCTTTAG TGCAGCCACTGCAGCTTTTAACATGGGATAcctgttattttcattatttagtcCCAACCCCTATATCTCCCTCTTCGCAATCAGTGAGCCCACCCAGTGAAACTGGAAGTCAGGAGTCCATAGATGGAGGGACAGTGGGAAG GACATTACAGTGGGACACCGACCCCTCAGCTCTTCAGCTGCTTGCAGATTCTGTTCATGG GGGCAGGATGCAAAGGCTTGGTGCATCAAAAATTGTTCAGATTGATTTTACGCCAAAAGAACTGGTGACATACTCTAAAGAAACACAGACTCCTGTGACATCTCATCAGCCTGAAG aggaggaggatgaggagctGTCAGTGACCAAATCTGAGCCTGCGCCACAACAGCTGGAGGAGGAAAACTCTCAGGAGGCCGAAGAAG TTCATCCAAGAGAACTGACCAATGAGGAGAAAGAGCAGATTATTCATTCAGAGGATTTCCTGTTTTTCTTCGACCAAAGCATCCGTGTAATGGAGCGTGTGCTGGCTGAGGATACAGACATTTTCTTTGACTACAGTGGGCGAGATATGGAGGACAAAGAAGG GGATATGCAAGCTGGATCAAACTTGTCTTTTAATCGACATTTCTGCGATGAGCATTGGTCCAAACATCGAGTCGTCACTTCCCTGGATTGGTCACCACAG taTCCTGAATTACTAGTGGCCTCATACAACACTAATGAGGATGCACCTCATGAGCCAGATGGAGTTGTGATGGTCTGGAATATGAAGTTTAAGAAGATGACCCCCGAGTACATATTCCACTGTCAG TCCTCAGTGATGTCAGTTGGCTTTGCTCAGTTTCATCCCAACCTGGTGATCGGAGGCACTTACTCAGGACAGATAGCACTGTGGGACAATCGAAGTCACAGGAGAACCCCAGTGCAACGGACGCCATTGTCTGCAACTGCACACACT CATCCTGTATACTGTGTGAATGTGGTCGGAACACAAAATGCCAACAACTTGATCACAGTATCCACAGATGGCAAGATGTGCTCCTGGAGTCTGGACATGCTCTCACAGCCTCAG GAGAGTATGGAGCTGATCTACAACAAGTCAAAGCCGGTGGCCGTCACTTGTATGGCCTTCCCTGCAAGTGATGTGAATAACTATGTGGTAGGAAGTGAGGAGGGCACCGTTTACACAGCATCCCGCCATGGAAG TAAGGCTGGTATTGGTGAAATGTTTGATGGGCATCAGGGGCCTGTGACTGGAATCAGCTGCCATAACGCTGTGGGTCCAATTGACTTCTCCCATCTCTTTACCACTTCCTCATTTGACTGGACAGTCAAACTGTGGTCAACCAAA CATAACAAGCCCCTGTACTCCTTTGAAGACAACGCAGACTATGTTTATGATGTCATGTGGTCTCCAGTGCATCCAGCGCTCTTTGCTACAGTGGATGGCAATGGTCGTCTGGACCTCTGGAATCTCAACAACTACACAGAG GTGCCGTCAGCAAGTGTGACAGTGGAGGGAGGGTGTGCCCTGAACCGGGTCAGATGGTCATCAGGGGGCAGAGAGGTGGCCGTGGGTGATTCAGAGGGTCGTCTTTGGATCTATGATGTGGGAGAG AAGTTGGCCGTGCCACATACAGACGACTGGAGCAAATTTGCCCGTACACTCATGGAGATTCGTGCAAACCGAGGGGATGGAGAGGAAGAAGGTGCTTTGGAGCTGCCtgcctga